A region from the Bacteroidota bacterium genome encodes:
- the ftsZ gene encoding cell division protein FtsZ, with protein sequence MIELDDFFERGAKIRVVGVGGGGGNAINSMIAKGLHGVDFFAINTDLQALERNAAPNKIQIGKNLTRGLGAGGDPTVGHRAVEEDRDEIARALAGTDMVFVTAGMGGGTGTGGAPLVANIAKSVGALVVGIVTRPFNCEGKRRNAQAEMGIEELKKQVDTLIIIPNQKLLSVVEKTTPLQVAFDVANNVLYGATRGISEVITVPGLINVDFADVRTVMKEMGDAVMGTGVASGENRATVAAHEAISSPLLEDVTIGGAQGVLVNITGGPDMSLSEIEEATEIIHGAAGEDVNVILGAVVDEKMTDDIMVTVIATGFNRRPSVTVGTGIRPAVKTPKTVERIPTGVTELKNYDTPAFARRGVDLQVAYRPVQDSTTEDREKIDKNDPEKPAFLRRIMD encoded by the coding sequence GTGATCGAACTCGATGATTTCTTCGAGCGCGGTGCCAAGATTCGCGTCGTCGGTGTCGGCGGCGGCGGGGGCAACGCAATCAACAGCATGATTGCGAAGGGTCTGCATGGCGTGGACTTTTTTGCGATCAACACGGATTTGCAGGCGTTGGAGCGGAATGCCGCGCCGAACAAGATTCAAATCGGCAAGAACCTCACGCGCGGCCTTGGAGCCGGCGGCGACCCGACAGTCGGTCACCGCGCAGTGGAAGAGGATCGCGACGAAATCGCGCGCGCGCTTGCCGGCACCGACATGGTGTTTGTCACCGCGGGAATGGGTGGCGGCACGGGAACAGGCGGCGCCCCGCTTGTTGCGAACATTGCCAAAAGTGTCGGCGCGTTGGTGGTCGGGATCGTTACCCGTCCGTTCAACTGCGAGGGCAAGCGACGCAATGCGCAGGCGGAAATGGGAATCGAGGAATTGAAAAAGCAGGTCGATACCCTCATCATCATCCCGAACCAGAAGCTGCTGTCGGTTGTGGAGAAAACAACCCCGTTGCAGGTTGCGTTCGATGTCGCCAATAATGTGCTGTACGGCGCAACCCGCGGTATCTCGGAAGTGATTACCGTTCCGGGTCTCATTAACGTGGACTTTGCCGATGTTCGAACAGTGATGAAGGAGATGGGCGATGCAGTTATGGGCACGGGTGTTGCGTCGGGCGAGAATCGCGCAACCGTCGCCGCCCATGAAGCAATCTCGAGTCCGCTGCTTGAGGATGTGACGATCGGCGGCGCACAAGGCGTTCTGGTCAACATCACCGGCGGGCCCGATATGTCGCTGTCAGAGATCGAGGAAGCAACGGAGATCATTCACGGAGCCGCAGGCGAGGATGTGAATGTTATTCTCGGTGCCGTGGTCGATGAGAAGATGACGGATGATATTATGGTGACGGTGATTGCAACGGGTTTCAACCGCCGCCCCTCGGTGACGGTCGGAACCGGCATTCGCCCCGCCGTGAAAACACCCAAAACGGTTGAACGCATTCCGACGGGTGTGACCGAACTGAAGAACTACGATACTCCGGCATTTGCCCGGCGGGGGGTTGACCTGCAAGTTGCCTACCGGCCGGTTCAGGATTCGACAACGGAGGATCGCGAGAAGATCGATAAAAATGATCCGGAGAAACCGGCGTTCTTAAGAAGGATTATGGATTAG
- the ftsA gene encoding cell division protein FtsA, whose translation MGNIIVGLDIGTTKVCAVVAGMDEHGRINILGVGRAQSDGIVRGVVTHIDKTIRSISTAVDEARSQSGVDIKSVIVGIAGDHIQSFQSRGVIGISGPEHEVTQSDIDRLIEDTKRVALPSDRKIIHVIPQEFIIDGQDGVYDPLGMSGVRMEANVHIITGLVSAAQNIFKCVERAGLKVEDMVLEPLASSYAVLDDEEKEVGIALLDVGGGTTDLAVFEERTIRHTAVIGIAGRKVTDDIRKGLGILGDQAEKLKKDHGFAYVPAVLDNDPIILPGVGGRQPIEIDKRLLATIIQPRMEEIFEIAALEIKRSGYSKHLSAGVVLTGGGALIKGTAELAREVLGMPVKIGIPTGFAGGLIREIENPVYATAVGLVYHGLKYQERESATPSNAGEKSASKLKMPLIGKTNILEKMKSWFDEL comes from the coding sequence ATGGGTAACATTATTGTCGGACTTGATATCGGAACCACGAAAGTGTGTGCCGTTGTCGCGGGTATGGACGAACACGGGCGCATCAACATTCTCGGCGTCGGGCGTGCCCAATCGGACGGTATTGTGCGGGGAGTTGTGACGCACATCGACAAGACCATCCGCTCCATCAGCACAGCCGTTGATGAAGCACGTTCGCAATCGGGCGTCGACATCAAGTCGGTAATTGTCGGTATCGCGGGCGATCATATTCAGAGCTTCCAGAGCCGCGGAGTCATCGGCATCAGCGGCCCTGAGCATGAAGTGACACAATCGGACATCGACCGACTGATTGAAGATACCAAACGAGTGGCTTTGCCATCCGATAGAAAAATCATTCATGTCATCCCGCAGGAATTCATCATCGACGGGCAGGATGGCGTGTACGACCCGCTTGGCATGTCCGGTGTTCGCATGGAAGCCAATGTTCACATCATTACCGGTCTGGTGAGCGCAGCGCAGAACATCTTCAAGTGTGTGGAGCGGGCAGGCCTGAAAGTCGAAGACATGGTGCTTGAGCCCCTTGCGTCCAGTTATGCCGTGCTCGATGACGAAGAGAAGGAGGTCGGCATTGCACTGCTCGATGTCGGAGGCGGAACGACAGACCTTGCCGTGTTCGAAGAGCGAACCATCCGGCATACCGCCGTGATCGGAATCGCCGGAAGAAAAGTGACGGATGACATTCGCAAGGGCCTTGGCATTCTGGGCGACCAGGCGGAGAAGCTGAAAAAAGACCACGGCTTCGCGTACGTACCCGCTGTTCTGGACAACGACCCGATCATTCTTCCGGGTGTCGGCGGCAGGCAACCGATTGAGATCGACAAGCGACTTCTGGCGACAATCATCCAACCGCGTATGGAAGAGATTTTCGAGATTGCCGCGCTGGAAATCAAGCGATCCGGCTATTCGAAGCATCTCTCGGCGGGAGTTGTGTTGACAGGCGGCGGCGCGCTCATCAAGGGTACGGCGGAATTGGCGCGGGAAGTTCTCGGTATGCCCGTCAAGATCGGAATTCCGACCGGCTTTGCAGGCGGACTGATTCGAGAAATTGAAAACCCCGTGTACGCAACGGCCGTCGGCCTTGTGTATCACGGACTCAAATATCAAGAAAGGGAATCGGCTACGCCATCCAACGCGGGCGAGAAGTCTGCGAGCAAATTGAAAATGCCTCTCATCGGCAAAACGAATATTCTTGAGAAGATGAAGTCGTGGTTTGATGAATTGTAA
- a CDS encoding FtsQ-type POTRA domain-containing protein produces the protein MAFLVIMVSAVAIQANLWKEDRLVDNVIVEGNRNVPKQDILALAKVPENARLFELDLYAIEQRVKKHAYVKSVAVLRDIPNRVRITIEERAPVAALVADRLYYLDEEGHVLPQIRSEHIFDLPVLSGSLGEGVIVTGKKSTNKSILDALHVLSVARQVDEELYLNISEINAKNNGDFVLYTSEFGIPVVLGRTQVGTRLVKFDGFWKSVVASQGAHELLYIDLRFEDQVVVRWNHDNGDAHS, from the coding sequence ATGGCCTTTCTGGTGATCATGGTGTCTGCTGTCGCAATTCAGGCGAACCTCTGGAAAGAAGACCGCTTGGTTGATAATGTTATCGTTGAGGGCAATCGCAATGTACCGAAACAGGATATCCTTGCCCTGGCAAAAGTGCCCGAAAATGCAAGGCTGTTCGAGTTGGACCTGTACGCGATTGAACAGCGCGTCAAGAAACATGCGTATGTGAAATCGGTGGCCGTGCTACGCGACATCCCCAATCGTGTCCGCATCACCATCGAAGAACGGGCGCCTGTTGCCGCACTGGTGGCTGACAGGCTCTATTATCTGGATGAAGAGGGCCACGTTCTTCCGCAGATTCGATCAGAGCATATCTTTGATCTTCCTGTATTGTCGGGCTCGTTAGGCGAAGGCGTTATCGTCACGGGCAAAAAGTCAACCAATAAGAGTATTCTCGATGCCTTGCATGTTCTTTCCGTTGCGCGGCAAGTTGACGAGGAATTGTATCTGAATATTTCAGAGATCAACGCAAAGAACAATGGTGATTTTGTCTTGTACACGTCGGAATTCGGGATACCGGTCGTTCTCGGACGGACCCAGGTGGGAACGAGGCTGGTGAAATTCGACGGCTTCTGGAAATCCGTCGTAGCGTCGCAAGGGGCGCACGAGTTACTGTACATAGACTTGCGATTTGAAGATCAGGTCGTGGTTCGATGGAACCATGACAACGGAGACGCTCACTCTTAA